The proteins below come from a single Bombyx mori chromosome 7, ASM3026992v2 genomic window:
- the LOC101736716 gene encoding uncharacterized protein LOC101736716 isoform X2: MMRRSLYLMALFALAGVHAAPAPEPNPQPDPADDKPEIIEIIAPAASAQETLATLNLGAPGSELSERNKRTIGILRQLFPSLTQNSIAEENLLSGAESQQAEVRVAFGESGSGPGAAGADQQGAASEDQQTAAQTNSASIDEITLDDADGSEENRNKRFLSFGGAGGASGGGSGNFLFDIVRLVAGSPSGASGGEAAAEGDDGSAAKGDNLTEGVPGPITRLFIIANRGIANLIQDLILRIAQTSERIVNFKARLITSII; encoded by the exons ATGATGAGAAGGTCACTCTACCTCATGGCGTTGTTCGCACTCGCGGGGGTGCACGCGGCCCCTGCCCCGGAACCGAACCCCCAGCCCGACCCTGCGGACGACAAGCCGGAGATCATAGAGATCATCGCCCCCGCCGCCAGCGCACAG GAGACCCTCGCAACCCTGAACCTGGGCGCCCCCGGCTCCGAGCTCAGTGAGAGGAACAAGCGCACCATCGGCATCCTGCGGCAACTGTTCCCCTCCCTCACGCAG AACTCCATAGCGGAAGAGAACCTGTTATCTGGGGCGGAGTCCCAGCAAGCAGAGGTTCGCGTTGCGTTCGGCGAGAGCGGCAGTGGGCCGGGCGCCGCCGGTGCGGACCAGCAGGGCGCCGCGAGCGAGGACCAGCAGACCGCCGCGCAGACCAACAGCGCCAGCATCGACGAGATCACTCTCGACGACGCCGACGGCAGCGAGGAGAATAGGAACAAGAG GTTCTTGTCGTTCGGAGGGGCAGGTGGCGCCTCTGGCGGCGGCTCCGGCAACTTCTTATTCGACATCGTCAGG CTGGTAGCGGGCTCGCCGTCTGGCGCGAGCGGCGGTGAGGCGGCCGCCGAAGGAGACGACGGGAGCGCCGCCAAGGGAGACAACCTCACCGAGGGGGTGCCCGGGCCCATCACGAGACTCTTCATCATCGCCAACCGCGGCATCGCCAACCTCATCCAGGACCTCATCCTGCGCATCGCGCAAACCTCTGAGAGGATAGTCAACTTCAAGGCGCGACTCATCACCTCCATCATTTAA
- the LOC101736716 gene encoding DDT domain-containing protein DDB_G0282237 isoform X1 has product MMRRSLYLMALFALAGVHAAPAPEPNPQPDPADDKPEIIEIIAPAASAQETLATLNLGAPGSELSERNKRTIGILRQLFPSLTQIIDQKVQQITSFVLQTFGPLFLRAFLGGNRSAGNTGGGSGTVDLDDDDDDDDDDDDDDEEAVTSTTTTTTTTTTTTTTTTSPTTTTEEPASRRKRALFFLPNSIAEENLLSGAESQQAEVRVAFGESGSGPGAAGADQQGAASEDQQTAAQTNSASIDEITLDDADGSEENRNKRFLSFGGAGGASGGGSGNFLFDIVRLVAGSPSGASGGEAAAEGDDGSAAKGDNLTEGVPGPITRLFIIANRGIANLIQDLILRIAQTSERIVNFKARLITSII; this is encoded by the exons ATGATGAGAAGGTCACTCTACCTCATGGCGTTGTTCGCACTCGCGGGGGTGCACGCGGCCCCTGCCCCGGAACCGAACCCCCAGCCCGACCCTGCGGACGACAAGCCGGAGATCATAGAGATCATCGCCCCCGCCGCCAGCGCACAG GAGACCCTCGCAACCCTGAACCTGGGCGCCCCCGGCTCCGAGCTCAGTGAGAGGAACAAGCGCACCATCGGCATCCTGCGGCAACTGTTCCCCTCCCTCACGCAG ATAATCGATCAGAAAGTACAGCAAATAACGAGTTTCGTGCTCCAAACATTCGGGCCGCTATTCCTGAGAGCGTTCCTAGGAGGGAACCGGAGCGCCGGGAACACGGGCGGCGGCAGCGGGACCGTCGACCTGGACGATGACGATGACGACGATGACGACGATGACGACGATGACGAGGAGGCGGTCACCTCCACCACCACCACTACGACCACCACcactaccaccaccaccacaaCTACGAGCCCCACCACCACGACCGAAGAGCCTGCATCGCGCAGGAAGCGGGCTCTGTTCTTCCTGCCG AACTCCATAGCGGAAGAGAACCTGTTATCTGGGGCGGAGTCCCAGCAAGCAGAGGTTCGCGTTGCGTTCGGCGAGAGCGGCAGTGGGCCGGGCGCCGCCGGTGCGGACCAGCAGGGCGCCGCGAGCGAGGACCAGCAGACCGCCGCGCAGACCAACAGCGCCAGCATCGACGAGATCACTCTCGACGACGCCGACGGCAGCGAGGAGAATAGGAACAAGAG GTTCTTGTCGTTCGGAGGGGCAGGTGGCGCCTCTGGCGGCGGCTCCGGCAACTTCTTATTCGACATCGTCAGG CTGGTAGCGGGCTCGCCGTCTGGCGCGAGCGGCGGTGAGGCGGCCGCCGAAGGAGACGACGGGAGCGCCGCCAAGGGAGACAACCTCACCGAGGGGGTGCCCGGGCCCATCACGAGACTCTTCATCATCGCCAACCGCGGCATCGCCAACCTCATCCAGGACCTCATCCTGCGCATCGCGCAAACCTCTGAGAGGATAGTCAACTTCAAGGCGCGACTCATCACCTCCATCATTTAA
- the LOC101736933 gene encoding actin-related protein 10 gives MALYEGIALIQEKQAVVLDLGSEYTKFGFTGEAAPRCIIRSQFWCSTERRFKKVYEYSTPEELYDNLVNMLHLLYFRHVLVNPKERKVVVVESLLTPTLFRETLAKVLFTHYEVSGAVWADSPRMCAMTLGAPVTLVVSLGAREAEVAAVVHSCVVLRAVQAQPLGAAAVRAELLHLLRQDCGPDLHLPDHVLEDITVKTCFVSPRARALRWQSDSPPEPARSVRYPLARLGAVCVSGRARELAAEPLFRRDNELASLPDIVLQCIMQCPIDVRRALAANVLLTGGAASLPGLRARLSQELAHLCTLPPYSSRLRLGEFKFHRAPAHDMSCAWLGGALCGAGEAGGGAGGGRLLSRDVYCRERRLRDWVNLLDNTPPHHPQRDHLDLTL, from the exons atggcTTTATACGAAGGGATAGCTCTAATACAAGAGAAACAAGCCGTTGTACTAGATTTGGGCAGTGAATATACCAA GTTTGGTTTTACTGGTGAAGCAGCTCCACGATGTATTATAAGATCACAATTCTGGTGCTCGACAGAAAGAAGATTCAAGAAGGTTTATGAGTACTCTACACCTGAGGAGCTATATGATAACCTAGTTAATATGTtacatttattgtattttag GCATGTCCTGGTGAATCCAAAGGAACGTAAAGTGGTTGTAGTGGAGTCCCTGCTCACTCCTACTCTGTTCAGGGAAACACTAGCCAAAGTACTGTTCACACATTATGAG GTGTCTGGCGCGGTGTGGGCGGACAGTCCGCGGATGTGCGCGATGACGCTGGGCGCGCCTGTCACGCTGGTGGTGTCTCTGGGCGCCCGGGAGGCCGAGGTGGCCGCCG TGGTGCACTCGTGCGTGGTGCTGCGCGCCGTGCAGGCGCAGCCGCTGGGCGCCGCCGCCGTGCGCGCCGAGCTGCTGCACCTCCTGCGCCAGGACTGCGGCCCCGACCTGCACCTACCCGACCATGTGCTCGAGGACATCACAG TGAAGACGTGCTTCGTGAGCCCGCGGGCGCGCGCGCTGCGCTGGCAGTCGGACAGCCCGCCGGAGCCGGCGCGCAGCGTGCGCTACCCGCTGGCGCGGCTCGGCGCCGTGTGCGTGTCGGGGCGCGCGCGGGAGCTGGCCGCCGAGCCGCTGTTCCGGCGCGACAACGAGCTGGCCTCTCTCCCCGACATCGTGCTGCAGTGCATCATGCAG TGTCCGATCGACGTGCGGCGCGCGCTGGCGGCCAACGTGCTGCTGACGGGCGGCGCGGCGTCGCTGCCAGGGCTGCGCGCTCGCCTGTCCCAGGAGTTGGCGCACCTGTGCACGCTGCCGCCGTACAGCTCGCGGCTGCGGCTGGGCGAGTTCAAGTTCCACCGAGCGCCGGCGCACGACATGAGCTGCGCGTGGCTGGGCGGCGCGCTGTGCGGCGCGGGCGAGGCGGggggcggcgcggggggcgggcGGCTGCTGTCGCGCGACGTGTACTGTCGCGAGCGGCGCCTGCGGGACTGGGTCAACCTGCTGGACAACACGCCGCCGCACCACCCGCAGCGGGACCACCTCGACCTCACTCTGTAG